The Candidatus Limnocylindrales bacterium genome segment CAACTGGGCATCAAGCTGGCTGCGAAGAAGGAGTGATCCGCAGACTCCTCGTTGCGAGCGACTTGCGTCGTCCGTAGGTTCTTACGGTGCCACCGGTTGTCATTTACACGCTTCGAAGCTGCCCTTTCTGCGTCCGGGCCAAGAGCCTGTTCGATTCCAAGCGGGTCGATTACCGGGAGGTCGACGTGACCTCGAACTGGGAGGAGCGCATGCGGATCTCGCGCGAAAGCGGGCATCGGACGTTTCCGCAGATCTTTATCGGCGACTCCTTCATCGGGGGCTGCGACGAGCTCTACTCGCTCGAACGCGCCGGAAAGCTCGACCCGATGCTCTCCTGAGCTGGCCAAAAGCTGGGTATACAACGCGATTTTTCCACACTATCCTCCGCGAACGGTCTGACGACGTGATCAGCCATACTGGCCTGTGGGCTGCGGCTTTCTCGATGCGGTTTCGAGCTGCTGCCGGCACCCGCACGAACGAACATTGGAGTA includes the following:
- the grxC gene encoding glutaredoxin 3, which produces MPPVVIYTLRSCPFCVRAKSLFDSKRVDYREVDVTSNWEERMRISRESGHRTFPQIFIGDSFIGGCDELYSLERAGKLDPMLS